The Corynebacterium freiburgense region TTGCAGATCATATGCTGCGGATAAAAACTCCCCACGCAGTTTTGCTCGAGTAGTTTGAGGTGCGACCCCGCTTGCCGCCTGGGTAATTCCGGCAGGATCAATCCAGCGTTGCACCAACCCTTTAGACTCCAAAACCGAATAAAGACCGCGACCTTGACGCACATCATGATACGCCAAATCCACTTGCAAAAGCTTTGGATGGTCAAGCTCAAAACCATGACGATGCTGGAACCGCTCTAGCAGTTTACGCTTAATCACCCAATCGATTTCCGTATCTACCGCAGAGAAATCTTGGGTTTCAATGGCCCGAAGTACTCGGTCCCAAAGATCAACAACACGATGTAAATCAGAATCCAATACCCCCGAAGCACGCTGTGGGCGTTGTTTTAGCCACTGTGTAGCCGCATCACAATAGGCACGTTGAATTTCCAGTGCTGAAACTTGATTTCCATTCCGTAATCGGATTGGCGTATTGCCTGTGGTGTCACGTGCGATTTCCCGTATTGATGCAATTTCGTTTTCTAATGCGAAATCTGGAAGTGGCCAGCCGGCCTCAATAAGTTCTAGCACAAGCAGTGTTGAACCGATTTTTAGTGCAAAGGTTGGCTCCGCCATATTAGAATCACCAACAATAATATGTAGCCTTCGGTATTGCCGTGAATCCGCATGAGGTTCATCACGAGTATTAATAATGGGGCGCGATCGTGTAGTTGCTGACGAAACACCTTCCCACACATGATCTGCACGCTGTGAAATGCAATACCCAAGGCCAAAAGGATCCTGTTCGGAGCGCACTAATGGTCGGTAGATTTTTCCGGCCCCCACAAGGAGTTGGCGGGTAATTAAAAACGGTAGTAGTACATTGCCTAGTGTACGTAGCACCGTGGATCGACTCACAAGGTAATTTTCATGGCAGCCGTATGAATTACCGAAGGAATCCACATTGTTTTTAAATAAAAACACCTGGCCAGCAATGCCTTCTTGCGCTAATGAAATCTCCGCTTGCTGCGCCAATTGATCAACAATCTGATCCCCTGCTTTATCGTAAGTGAGCAATTGCGCAATGCTATCGCATTCAGGTGTGGCATATTCTGGGTGCGAGCCAACATCAAGGTACAAACGTCCCGCATTTGGCAAAAACACATTTGCGCTGCCATAGGTATCCACTATGGGCCGAAAGACATACCGGGCGATTTCTTCGGGCCCCAACCTACGACGCCCATCAAACGTACATGTAATACCGTACTCCGTCTCAACGCCGGCAATCCGACGGACCATAATCTGAGAATCCGGGGGTGGTGAAAACGGTACCCTATTGTGCCGTGTATTGGTCACTGCCCACCCTTTTGTACATATGAGCGAACAAACTCTTCGGCGTTATTTTCGAGCAAACCATCGATTTCATCTAGGAGTTCATCAGTGTCTTGAGTATTGATCTGAACCTGACCAAAAGCCTGTTCAAATTCATTATTTTCGTCGCTACCACCGGAGCGCTGAATATGTGATTGCGATGTAGACATAATGTTGTGGCCTTTCTCAAATCACGAACGGTTGCCCTT contains the following coding sequences:
- the pafA gene encoding Pup--protein ligase — its product is MVRRIAGVETEYGITCTFDGRRRLGPEEIARYVFRPIVDTYGSANVFLPNAGRLYLDVGSHPEYATPECDSIAQLLTYDKAGDQIVDQLAQQAEISLAQEGIAGQVFLFKNNVDSFGNSYGCHENYLVSRSTVLRTLGNVLLPFLITRQLLVGAGKIYRPLVRSEQDPFGLGYCISQRADHVWEGVSSATTRSRPIINTRDEPHADSRQYRRLHIIVGDSNMAEPTFALKIGSTLLVLELIEAGWPLPDFALENEIASIREIARDTTGNTPIRLRNGNQVSALEIQRAYCDAATQWLKQRPQRASGVLDSDLHRVVDLWDRVLRAIETQDFSAVDTEIDWVIKRKLLERFQHRHGFELDHPKLLQVDLAYHDVRQGRGLYSVLESKGLVQRWIDPAGITQAASGVAPQTTRAKLRGEFLSAAYDLQASVTVDWMRLKVNRPEPISVELGDPFATIDDRVDELIEYMKTQRGI
- a CDS encoding ubiquitin-like protein Pup; the encoded protein is MSTSQSHIQRSGGSDENNEFEQAFGQVQINTQDTDELLDEIDGLLENNAEEFVRSYVQKGGQ